The following proteins come from a genomic window of Canis lupus dingo isolate Sandy chromosome 20, ASM325472v2, whole genome shotgun sequence:
- the CAMKV gene encoding caM kinase-like vesicle-associated protein isoform X3 — translation MPFGCVTLGDKKNYNQPSEVTDRYDLGQVIKTEEFCEIFRAKDKTTGKLHTCKKFQKRDGRKVRKAAKNEIGILKMVKHPNILQLVDVFVTRKEYFIFLELATGREVFDWILDQGYYSERDTSNVVRQVLEAVAYLHSLKIVHRNLKLENLVYYNRLKNSKIVISDFHLAKLENGLIKEPCGTPEYLAPEVVGRQRYGRPVDCWAIGVIMYILLSGNPPFYEEVEEDDYENHDKNLFRKILAGDYEFDSPYWDDISQAAKDLVTRLMEVEQDQRITAEEAISHEWISGNAASDKNIKDGVCAQIEKNFARAKWKKAVRVTTLMKRLRAPEQSSTATAQSAPATDTATAGAADRSATPATDGSVTPATDGSTTPATDGSITPATDGSITPATDRSVTPATDGRATPATEESTMPTTQSSVTPATKAAGTPEPALAQPDSTAPGGATGQAPPSSKGEEAAGYAQESQREETS, via the exons ATGCCGTTTGGGTGTGTGACTCTGGGCGATAAGAAGAACTATAACCAGCCGTCGGAGGTGACTGACAGATATGATTTGGGACAGGTCATCAAGAC TGAGGAGTTCTGTGAGATCTTCCGGGCCAAGGACAAGACGACGGGCAAGCTGCACACCTGCAAGAAATTCCAGAAGCGGGACGGCCGCAAGGTGCGGAAGGCAGCCAAGAACGAGATAGGCATCCTCAAGAT GGTGAAGCATCCCAACATCCTGCAACTGGTGGATGTTTTTGTGACCCGCAAGGAGTATTTCATCTTCCTGGAGCT GGCCACGGGGAGGGAGGTGTTTGACTGGATCCTGGACCAGGGCTACTACTCGGAGCGAGACACGAGCAACGTCGTGCGGCAGGTCCTGGAGGCTGTGGCCTACTTGCATTCACTCAAGATCGTGCACAGGAACCTCAAG TTGGAGAACCTGGTTTACTACAATCGGCTGAAGAACTCAAAGATTGTCATCAGTGACTTCCACTTGGCTAAGCTAGAGAATGGCCTCATCAAGGAGCCCTGTGGGACTCCCGAGTACCTGg CCCCAGAGGTGGTAGGACGGCAGCGGTATGGACGCCCTGTGGACTGCTGGGCCATTGGAGTCATCATGTACATCCT GCTTTCAGGGAACCCACCTTTCTatgaggaggtggaggaagaCGACTATGAGAACCATGACAAGAACCTCTTCCGCAAGATCCTGGCTGGCGACTATGAATTTGACTCTCCGTATTGGGATGACATTTCACAGGCGG CCAAAGACCTGGTAACAAGGCTGATGGAGGTAGAGCAAGACCAGCGTATCACCGCAGAAGAGGCCATCTCTCATGAGTG GATTTCTGGCAATGCTGCTTCTGATAAGAACATCAAGGATGGTGTCTGCGCTCAGATTGAAAAGAACTTTGCCAGGGCTAAGTGGAAG AAGGCTGTCCGAGTGACCACCCTCATGAAACGGCTCCGGGCACCAGAGCAGTCCAGCACAGCTACAGCCCAGTCTGCCCCAGCCACAGACACTGCAactgctggggctgcag ACCGTAGTGCCACCCCAGCCACCGATGGCAGTGTCACCCCAGCCACCGATGGAAGTACCACCCCAGCCACTGATGGGAGCATCACCCCAGCCACTGATGGGAGCATCACCCCGGCCACCGATAGGAGTGTTACTCCAGCCACTGATGGGAGAGCCACACCAGCCACAGAAGAGAGCACCATGCCCACCACCCAAAGCAGTGTCACACCAGCCACCAAGGCAGCTGGCACCCCTGAGCCGGCTTTGGCCCAGCCGGACAGCACAGCCCCTGGGGGCGCAACAGGCCAGGCTCCACCCTCTAGTAAAGGGGAAGAGGCTGCTGGCTATGCCCAGGAGTCTCAGAGGGAGGAGACCAGCTGA
- the CAMKV gene encoding caM kinase-like vesicle-associated protein isoform X1, with protein sequence MPFGCVTLGDKKNYNQPSEVTDRYDLGQVIKTEEFCEIFRAKDKTTGKLHTCKKFQKRDGRKVRKAAKNEIGILKMVKHPNILQLVDVFVTRKEYFIFLELATGREVFDWILDQGYYSERDTSNVVRQVLEAVAYLHSLKIVHRNLKLENLVYYNRLKNSKIVISDFHLAKLENGLIKEPCGTPEYLAPEVVGRQRYGRPVDCWAIGVIMYILLSGNPPFYEEVEEDDYENHDKNLFRKILAGDYEFDSPYWDDISQAAKDLVTRLMEVEQDQRITAEEAISHEWISGNAASDKNIKDGVCAQIEKNFARAKWKKAVRVTTLMKRLRAPEQSSTATAQSAPATDTATAGAAGGAPAASGAAPALGGGATSAMAGDAALAAKSDNVAPADRSATPATDGSVTPATDGSTTPATDGSITPATDGSITPATDRSVTPATDGRATPATEESTMPTTQSSVTPATKAAGTPEPALAQPDSTAPGGATGQAPPSSKGEEAAGYAQESQREETS encoded by the exons ATGCCGTTTGGGTGTGTGACTCTGGGCGATAAGAAGAACTATAACCAGCCGTCGGAGGTGACTGACAGATATGATTTGGGACAGGTCATCAAGAC TGAGGAGTTCTGTGAGATCTTCCGGGCCAAGGACAAGACGACGGGCAAGCTGCACACCTGCAAGAAATTCCAGAAGCGGGACGGCCGCAAGGTGCGGAAGGCAGCCAAGAACGAGATAGGCATCCTCAAGAT GGTGAAGCATCCCAACATCCTGCAACTGGTGGATGTTTTTGTGACCCGCAAGGAGTATTTCATCTTCCTGGAGCT GGCCACGGGGAGGGAGGTGTTTGACTGGATCCTGGACCAGGGCTACTACTCGGAGCGAGACACGAGCAACGTCGTGCGGCAGGTCCTGGAGGCTGTGGCCTACTTGCATTCACTCAAGATCGTGCACAGGAACCTCAAG TTGGAGAACCTGGTTTACTACAATCGGCTGAAGAACTCAAAGATTGTCATCAGTGACTTCCACTTGGCTAAGCTAGAGAATGGCCTCATCAAGGAGCCCTGTGGGACTCCCGAGTACCTGg CCCCAGAGGTGGTAGGACGGCAGCGGTATGGACGCCCTGTGGACTGCTGGGCCATTGGAGTCATCATGTACATCCT GCTTTCAGGGAACCCACCTTTCTatgaggaggtggaggaagaCGACTATGAGAACCATGACAAGAACCTCTTCCGCAAGATCCTGGCTGGCGACTATGAATTTGACTCTCCGTATTGGGATGACATTTCACAGGCGG CCAAAGACCTGGTAACAAGGCTGATGGAGGTAGAGCAAGACCAGCGTATCACCGCAGAAGAGGCCATCTCTCATGAGTG GATTTCTGGCAATGCTGCTTCTGATAAGAACATCAAGGATGGTGTCTGCGCTCAGATTGAAAAGAACTTTGCCAGGGCTAAGTGGAAG AAGGCTGTCCGAGTGACCACCCTCATGAAACGGCTCCGGGCACCAGAGCAGTCCAGCACAGCTACAGCCCAGTCTGCCCCAGCCACAGACACTGCAactgctggggctgcaggtggggccCCAGCTGCAAGTGGAGCTGCCCCAGCCCTTGGGGGTGGTGCCACCTCAGCTATGGCAGGTGATGCTGCTCTTGCCGCAAAGAGCGATAATGTAGCCCCTGCAGACCGTAGTGCCACCCCAGCCACCGATGGCAGTGTCACCCCAGCCACCGATGGAAGTACCACCCCAGCCACTGATGGGAGCATCACCCCAGCCACTGATGGGAGCATCACCCCGGCCACCGATAGGAGTGTTACTCCAGCCACTGATGGGAGAGCCACACCAGCCACAGAAGAGAGCACCATGCCCACCACCCAAAGCAGTGTCACACCAGCCACCAAGGCAGCTGGCACCCCTGAGCCGGCTTTGGCCCAGCCGGACAGCACAGCCCCTGGGGGCGCAACAGGCCAGGCTCCACCCTCTAGTAAAGGGGAAGAGGCTGCTGGCTATGCCCAGGAGTCTCAGAGGGAGGAGACCAGCTGA
- the CAMKV gene encoding caM kinase-like vesicle-associated protein isoform X2, with product MPFGCVTLGDKKNYNQPSEVTDRYDLGQVIKTEEFCEIFRAKDKTTGKLHTCKKFQKRDGRKVRKAAKNEIGILKMVKHPNILQLVDVFVTRKEYFIFLELATGREVFDWILDQGYYSERDTSNVVRQVLEAVAYLHSLKIVHRNLKLENLVYYNRLKNSKIVISDFHLAKLENGLIKEPCGTPEYLAPEVVGRQRYGRPVDCWAIGVIMYILLSGNPPFYEEVEEDDYENHDKNLFRKILAGDYEFDSPYWDDISQAAKDLVTRLMEVEQDQRITAEEAISHEWISGNAASDKNIKDGVCAQIEKNFARAKWKKAVRVTTLMKRLRAPEQSSTATAQSAPATDTATAGAAAPADRSATPATDGSVTPATDGSTTPATDGSITPATDGSITPATDRSVTPATDGRATPATEESTMPTTQSSVTPATKAAGTPEPALAQPDSTAPGGATGQAPPSSKGEEAAGYAQESQREETS from the exons ATGCCGTTTGGGTGTGTGACTCTGGGCGATAAGAAGAACTATAACCAGCCGTCGGAGGTGACTGACAGATATGATTTGGGACAGGTCATCAAGAC TGAGGAGTTCTGTGAGATCTTCCGGGCCAAGGACAAGACGACGGGCAAGCTGCACACCTGCAAGAAATTCCAGAAGCGGGACGGCCGCAAGGTGCGGAAGGCAGCCAAGAACGAGATAGGCATCCTCAAGAT GGTGAAGCATCCCAACATCCTGCAACTGGTGGATGTTTTTGTGACCCGCAAGGAGTATTTCATCTTCCTGGAGCT GGCCACGGGGAGGGAGGTGTTTGACTGGATCCTGGACCAGGGCTACTACTCGGAGCGAGACACGAGCAACGTCGTGCGGCAGGTCCTGGAGGCTGTGGCCTACTTGCATTCACTCAAGATCGTGCACAGGAACCTCAAG TTGGAGAACCTGGTTTACTACAATCGGCTGAAGAACTCAAAGATTGTCATCAGTGACTTCCACTTGGCTAAGCTAGAGAATGGCCTCATCAAGGAGCCCTGTGGGACTCCCGAGTACCTGg CCCCAGAGGTGGTAGGACGGCAGCGGTATGGACGCCCTGTGGACTGCTGGGCCATTGGAGTCATCATGTACATCCT GCTTTCAGGGAACCCACCTTTCTatgaggaggtggaggaagaCGACTATGAGAACCATGACAAGAACCTCTTCCGCAAGATCCTGGCTGGCGACTATGAATTTGACTCTCCGTATTGGGATGACATTTCACAGGCGG CCAAAGACCTGGTAACAAGGCTGATGGAGGTAGAGCAAGACCAGCGTATCACCGCAGAAGAGGCCATCTCTCATGAGTG GATTTCTGGCAATGCTGCTTCTGATAAGAACATCAAGGATGGTGTCTGCGCTCAGATTGAAAAGAACTTTGCCAGGGCTAAGTGGAAG AAGGCTGTCCGAGTGACCACCCTCATGAAACGGCTCCGGGCACCAGAGCAGTCCAGCACAGCTACAGCCCAGTCTGCCCCAGCCACAGACACTGCAactgctggggctgcag CCCCTGCAGACCGTAGTGCCACCCCAGCCACCGATGGCAGTGTCACCCCAGCCACCGATGGAAGTACCACCCCAGCCACTGATGGGAGCATCACCCCAGCCACTGATGGGAGCATCACCCCGGCCACCGATAGGAGTGTTACTCCAGCCACTGATGGGAGAGCCACACCAGCCACAGAAGAGAGCACCATGCCCACCACCCAAAGCAGTGTCACACCAGCCACCAAGGCAGCTGGCACCCCTGAGCCGGCTTTGGCCCAGCCGGACAGCACAGCCCCTGGGGGCGCAACAGGCCAGGCTCCACCCTCTAGTAAAGGGGAAGAGGCTGCTGGCTATGCCCAGGAGTCTCAGAGGGAGGAGACCAGCTGA